One window from the genome of Jiangella alba encodes:
- a CDS encoding glycosyl hydrolase family 95 catalytic domain-containing protein — protein MNARLSRRGFLVAGGAAVSLSAARPFAWPAADTTPAAAIPEATGTSLWYATPATDWSSQALPIGNGRLGAMIFGGLASDRIQLNEQSLWGGVNDYDNALAGRNDYAYDLSMTGFGSYRNFGDLVVSFDRLTKVIGDNGGGVDSTAAQTVAQSYDGNVATKWCIIAPNGGAQPWTCRWSVDLATATRVAEYSFTSAGDVPERDPQDWVFEGSVDGLTWTELDARQHAETPFTARGQRLQYAVATPGTYSHYRFTFSPKVGVPHWQVAEIGLAGVDLIGVGAVPADYARSLDLATGVHTTSFTDAQGESVLREAFASRSADLLVVRYQTASPAGLSGEISLTSGQNADRNEPRTTTVVSAEGNRIRFANRMRNDLRYAADGELRQNGGVLARAGEQVRFTGCREIEIRIDLRTDYALDAAAGWRSGKDPAGVAATTLARASATSYAQLRSAHLDNHGAIMDRVRVDWGRTEPEVLELPMKDRLARYADGTSADPELEQLHFRYGRYLLVSCSRPDGLPANLQGLWNNQNQPPWAADYHTNINIQMNYWAAETTDLPDSHAALAHFIEQVAVPSRVATRNAFQARDGSEVRGWTARTSQSIFGGNAWLWNTVASAWYMRHIYEHWSFTQDRDVLQRYYPLVKEVCEFWQDRLLEKADGLLYSPYGWSPEHGPHEDGVMYDQQLVWDLFTNYLEMAKALEVDEAFRDEVATMREKLAPNKIGSWGQLQEWQTDRDSIDNRHRHTSHLFAVYPGRQITVGETPDLAAAALKSLNARCGAPNGEPIGPDTVVGDSRTSWTWPWRAALFARLQEPERAYAMLRGLMRHRTYQNLFAYHPPFQMDGNFGMSAALAEMLLQSHDGAIRLLPALPQAWAAEGSFTGLRARGGYRVSATWSMGRVTSFEVVADRVPSRRPVLVIVNGREMRVVPKRGYRPVSAGGTG, from the coding sequence ATGAACGCCAGACTCAGTCGTCGAGGCTTCTTAGTGGCCGGGGGCGCGGCTGTCTCACTCTCAGCCGCCCGGCCATTCGCCTGGCCGGCGGCTGACACCACACCAGCAGCCGCGATCCCCGAGGCGACTGGCACGTCGCTGTGGTATGCCACTCCGGCAACGGATTGGTCGAGTCAGGCGCTGCCGATCGGCAACGGGCGACTTGGCGCGATGATCTTCGGTGGCCTCGCTTCCGATCGGATCCAGCTCAACGAACAGAGCCTGTGGGGCGGCGTCAACGACTACGACAACGCTCTGGCCGGTCGCAACGACTACGCGTACGACCTCTCGATGACTGGTTTCGGCTCCTACCGCAACTTCGGAGACCTCGTCGTCTCCTTCGATCGCCTGACCAAGGTCATCGGCGACAACGGTGGTGGTGTCGACTCCACCGCCGCGCAGACCGTCGCGCAGAGTTACGACGGCAACGTCGCAACCAAGTGGTGCATCATCGCCCCGAACGGCGGTGCACAGCCCTGGACGTGCCGGTGGTCGGTTGACCTCGCCACCGCCACACGGGTAGCGGAGTACTCCTTCACCAGCGCCGGCGACGTGCCGGAGCGTGACCCACAGGACTGGGTGTTCGAAGGGTCCGTCGATGGGCTGACCTGGACCGAGCTCGATGCCCGGCAGCACGCCGAGACGCCCTTCACCGCGCGCGGGCAGCGGCTTCAATATGCGGTCGCCACGCCCGGCACATATAGCCATTACCGCTTCACCTTCAGTCCCAAGGTTGGGGTTCCGCATTGGCAGGTCGCCGAGATCGGCCTTGCCGGCGTGGACCTGATCGGCGTGGGTGCGGTGCCCGCCGACTACGCGCGGTCACTCGACCTCGCCACCGGCGTGCACACCACTTCGTTCACCGACGCCCAAGGCGAAAGCGTGCTCCGTGAAGCGTTCGCCAGTCGCTCGGCCGACCTGCTCGTTGTGCGCTATCAAACCGCCTCACCTGCTGGGCTCTCCGGCGAGATCTCCTTGACATCCGGCCAGAACGCCGATCGCAACGAGCCCCGCACCACCACCGTTGTGTCCGCGGAAGGCAATCGCATCCGCTTCGCCAACCGGATGCGGAACGACCTGCGCTACGCCGCCGACGGCGAGCTCCGGCAGAACGGCGGAGTACTGGCGCGAGCGGGGGAACAGGTGCGGTTCACCGGCTGTCGCGAGATCGAGATTCGGATCGATCTCCGAACCGACTACGCGCTCGACGCTGCAGCCGGTTGGCGCAGCGGCAAGGATCCGGCTGGGGTGGCTGCTACGACCCTGGCGCGGGCTTCGGCGACGTCGTACGCGCAGCTCCGCAGTGCCCACCTCGACAACCACGGCGCGATCATGGATCGAGTGCGGGTGGACTGGGGTCGCACAGAGCCCGAGGTGTTGGAGCTGCCGATGAAGGACCGGCTGGCGCGCTATGCAGACGGAACCTCCGCTGATCCCGAGCTCGAGCAATTGCACTTCCGCTACGGGCGTTACCTGCTCGTCAGCTGCTCCCGACCCGACGGCCTACCTGCCAACCTGCAGGGGCTCTGGAACAACCAGAACCAGCCGCCCTGGGCCGCCGACTATCACACCAACATCAACATTCAGATGAACTACTGGGCAGCGGAGACTACCGACCTGCCCGACAGCCACGCTGCACTCGCGCATTTCATCGAGCAGGTGGCCGTGCCGAGCCGCGTCGCGACTCGCAACGCCTTCCAGGCTCGGGACGGATCGGAGGTGCGCGGCTGGACTGCGCGCACGTCACAGAGCATCTTCGGCGGCAACGCATGGCTCTGGAACACGGTCGCCTCGGCGTGGTACATGCGTCACATCTACGAGCACTGGTCCTTCACCCAAGACCGTGACGTCCTGCAGCGCTATTATCCGTTGGTCAAGGAGGTTTGCGAGTTCTGGCAGGATCGTCTCCTGGAGAAGGCAGACGGCCTGCTGTACTCCCCATACGGGTGGTCGCCTGAACACGGTCCCCACGAAGACGGGGTCATGTATGACCAGCAGCTCGTCTGGGACCTCTTCACGAACTACCTCGAGATGGCCAAGGCACTGGAGGTCGACGAGGCGTTTCGCGACGAGGTTGCCACGATGCGGGAGAAGCTCGCGCCCAACAAGATCGGCAGCTGGGGCCAACTGCAGGAGTGGCAAACCGACCGTGACAGCATCGACAATCGGCATCGGCACACCTCGCATCTGTTCGCGGTGTACCCCGGACGCCAGATCACGGTGGGGGAGACGCCGGACCTCGCCGCCGCGGCACTGAAGTCTCTCAATGCGCGCTGCGGCGCCCCCAACGGGGAGCCGATCGGCCCCGATACGGTGGTCGGTGACAGCCGTACATCGTGGACCTGGCCATGGAGGGCTGCGCTGTTCGCGCGGTTGCAGGAGCCAGAGCGTGCCTACGCGATGCTCCGTGGGCTGATGCGCCACCGGACCTACCAGAACCTGTTCGCCTACCATCCGCCCTTTCAGATGGATGGCAACTTCGGCATGAGCGCCGCGTTGGCCGAGATGCTGCTGCAGAGCCATGACGGCGCCATCCGCCTGCTGCCGGCGCTGCCGCAGGCGTGGGCTGCCGAGGGCTCCTTCACCGGACTTCGGGCGCGCGGCGGCTACCGCGTCAGCGCCACGTGGTCGATGGGCAGGGTGACCTCGTTCGAGGTCGTGGCCGATCGGGTGCCCAGCCGCCGCCCGGTCCTGGTGATCGTCAATGGGCGCGAGATGAGGGTGGTCCCGAAACGCGGCTACCGTCCCGTGAGCGCCGGCGGCACCGGTTAG
- a CDS encoding alpha-L-fucosidase has translation MGWQAYRPGEPHYNQYRDPSVKAEAAAAKVAGMNYLVFTAKHHDGYPNFRTDNVRHSFYTDFAP, from the coding sequence CTGGGGTGGCAGGCCTATCGGCCGGGCGAGCCGCACTACAACCAGTACCGAGACCCTTCGGTCAAGGCCGAGGCAGCCGCCGCGAAGGTGGCCGGGATGAACTACCTGGTCTTCACCGCCAAGCACCACGACGGCTATCCCAACTTCCGCACGGACAATGTCCGCCACTCGTTCTACACAGACTTCGCGCCATGA